A window of the Corallococcus soli genome harbors these coding sequences:
- the rho gene encoding transcription termination factor Rho, with amino-acid sequence MSENSDNPETRNPPPPPVAARPSPPPEADDEGGDDEGDEGPDEGDASAGGPQQGGAPGGPAGQGGRRRRRRRRRRGAQVHFTPEGQAYRMQPGPDGQQVQVFLTPQELEQYKQRQAQQQQQPAANPQAPQAQEGRPPQQEGRQQQPQHEHPRHARGGGQAQQQQQQQNLAPVEGVLDTEAKGPNAFLRQVKRNLLASPDDPELPKNLVQKLRLRQGQYLTAFAQMRGHKGVIQKVDTVDGRPLDSAPRLPHFADLTSVDPTERLKLENGHKEMVTRVLDLIAPIGKGQRALIVAPPKTGKTIMLQRIAQAVLNNHPECHVMLVLIDERPEEVTDMRRSIKAEVIASSSDRPTGDHLKVAELALERARRLVEGGKDVVILLDSITRLARAYNKEVDSSGRTMTGGVDSRALERPKRIFGAARATEEAGSLTIIGTALIDTGSRMDEVIFEEFKGTGNSEVTLDRLLAEKRVFPAINIPQSGTRKEEKLFTLREYEKVKKLRQMLFSVKPVEAMEALVKRLARYTYNDEFFDEM; translated from the coding sequence ATGAGCGAGAATTCCGACAACCCCGAGACCCGCAACCCGCCGCCGCCGCCCGTGGCCGCCCGCCCCTCCCCGCCCCCCGAGGCGGACGACGAGGGAGGCGACGACGAAGGCGACGAGGGCCCCGACGAGGGTGATGCTTCCGCGGGAGGCCCCCAGCAGGGTGGCGCGCCCGGAGGCCCCGCCGGCCAGGGAGGCCGCCGCCGCCGCCGTCGCCGCCGCCGCCGTGGCGCGCAGGTGCACTTCACCCCGGAGGGCCAGGCCTACCGCATGCAGCCGGGCCCGGACGGGCAGCAGGTGCAGGTCTTCCTGACGCCGCAGGAGCTGGAGCAGTACAAGCAGCGCCAGGCCCAGCAGCAGCAGCAGCCCGCCGCGAACCCCCAGGCGCCGCAAGCGCAAGAGGGCCGCCCCCCGCAGCAGGAGGGCCGGCAGCAGCAGCCGCAGCACGAGCACCCCCGGCACGCGCGCGGAGGCGGCCAGGCCCAGCAGCAACAGCAGCAGCAGAACCTGGCGCCGGTGGAGGGCGTGCTGGACACGGAGGCCAAGGGCCCCAACGCGTTCCTGCGTCAGGTGAAGCGCAACCTGCTGGCGTCGCCGGACGACCCGGAGCTGCCCAAGAACCTGGTGCAGAAGCTGCGCCTGCGTCAGGGGCAGTACCTCACGGCGTTCGCGCAGATGCGCGGCCACAAGGGCGTCATCCAGAAGGTGGACACGGTGGACGGGCGTCCGCTGGACTCCGCGCCCCGGCTGCCGCACTTCGCGGACCTCACCTCCGTGGACCCCACCGAGCGGCTGAAGCTGGAGAACGGCCACAAGGAGATGGTCACGCGGGTGTTGGATCTCATCGCGCCCATCGGCAAGGGCCAGCGCGCGCTCATCGTCGCCCCGCCGAAGACGGGCAAGACGATCATGCTCCAGCGCATCGCCCAGGCGGTCCTCAACAACCACCCGGAATGCCACGTCATGTTGGTGCTCATCGACGAGCGCCCCGAAGAAGTGACGGACATGCGCCGGAGCATCAAGGCGGAGGTCATCGCCTCCAGCTCCGACCGGCCCACGGGCGACCACCTCAAGGTGGCGGAGCTCGCGCTGGAGCGCGCCCGCCGGCTGGTGGAGGGCGGCAAGGACGTGGTCATCCTGCTGGACTCCATCACCCGCCTGGCGCGCGCCTACAACAAGGAGGTCGACAGCTCCGGCCGCACCATGACGGGCGGCGTGGACAGCCGCGCCCTGGAGCGCCCCAAGCGCATCTTCGGCGCCGCTCGCGCGACGGAAGAGGCCGGCTCGCTCACCATCATCGGCACGGCGCTCATCGACACCGGCAGCCGGATGGACGAAGTGATTTTCGAGGAGTTCAAGGGGACCGGTAACTCGGAGGTCACCCTGGACCGCCTGCTGGCGGAGAAGCGCGTCTTCCCGGCCATCAACATCCCCCAGTCCGGCACCCGCAAGGAGGAGAAGCTCTTCACCCTGCGCGAGTACGAGAAGGTGAAGAAGCTGCGGCAGATGCTCTTCTCCGTGAAGCCGGTGGAGGCCATGGAGGCGCTCGTCAAACGGCTCGCCCGGTACACCTACAACGACGAGTTCTTCGACGAGATGTAG
- a CDS encoding DNA gyrase/topoisomerase IV subunit B, with protein sequence MATKKESYTGADIQVLEGLEPVRKRPAMYIGGTDTTGYHHLLWEILDNSVDEVINGYATTVEVTLHKGAKSITVVDNGRGIPVDMMPKHKKPAVEVILTTLHAGGKFEQGNYIHSGGLHGVGSSVVNALASKLLVEIKRDGKRHVQSYARGKATSPLKVEGPARGTGTSLTFEPDAEIFGEKQKFDAELVRERLEAKSYLHKGMTVIWKDETATPHTTVTYKHDGGIAEYLTKVVSERQKPIVPTGSTPFYYARDNEVRLEVALAWTEATDEHVRSYVNGIPTAMGGTHEAGLRAAIVKAMRNYIDTHDLTPKGVTLTAEDIREGITAILSVYVVEPQFQGQTKGRLNNPETSGQVDGAIRPALEKWLNDNKSIAEALLARIILAARAREASRAASAAINRKTAVSHRLNLPGKLADCSSTDPQSSELFIVEGDSAGGSAKQGRDRRTQAILPLRGKVLNAEQASTDKVATNKELQDIVSALGCGIGSDFDITKLRYGRVFLLMDADSDGHHIATLLLTFFYRHLRPLIEAGAVHIAQPPLYRVDIGKETYWALDEPDRDRIIREKVRGNAKPNIMRFKGLGEMTADELKETTLDAKNRISLRVTIDNALETDRIINDLMGKDVSARYKFITEMAGEVQELDV encoded by the coding sequence ATGGCGACCAAGAAGGAAAGCTACACAGGCGCGGACATCCAGGTGCTGGAAGGCCTGGAGCCGGTGCGCAAGCGCCCGGCCATGTACATCGGTGGCACCGACACCACGGGCTACCACCACCTCTTGTGGGAGATCCTCGACAACTCGGTGGACGAGGTCATCAACGGCTACGCCACCACCGTCGAAGTCACGCTCCACAAGGGCGCCAAATCCATCACCGTCGTGGACAACGGGCGCGGCATCCCGGTGGACATGATGCCCAAGCACAAGAAGCCCGCCGTGGAGGTCATCCTCACGACGCTGCACGCGGGCGGCAAGTTCGAGCAGGGCAACTACATCCACTCGGGCGGTCTGCACGGCGTGGGCAGCTCGGTGGTGAACGCGCTCGCCAGCAAGCTGCTGGTGGAGATCAAGCGCGACGGCAAGCGCCACGTGCAGTCGTACGCGCGCGGCAAGGCGACCAGCCCCCTGAAGGTGGAGGGCCCCGCGCGCGGCACCGGCACGTCGCTCACCTTCGAACCGGACGCGGAGATCTTCGGGGAGAAGCAGAAGTTCGACGCGGAGCTGGTGCGCGAGCGGCTGGAGGCGAAGAGCTACCTGCACAAGGGCATGACCGTCATCTGGAAGGATGAGACGGCCACCCCGCACACCACGGTGACGTACAAGCACGACGGCGGCATCGCCGAGTACCTCACCAAGGTCGTCTCCGAGCGCCAGAAGCCCATCGTCCCCACGGGCAGCACGCCGTTCTACTACGCGCGTGACAACGAGGTCCGGCTGGAGGTGGCGCTCGCGTGGACGGAGGCCACGGACGAGCACGTGCGCTCGTACGTCAACGGCATCCCCACGGCCATGGGCGGCACGCACGAGGCGGGGTTGAGGGCCGCCATCGTCAAGGCGATGCGCAACTACATCGACACGCACGACCTGACGCCCAAGGGCGTGACGCTCACCGCGGAGGACATCCGCGAGGGCATCACCGCCATCCTGTCCGTCTACGTGGTGGAGCCCCAGTTCCAGGGGCAGACGAAGGGCCGCCTCAACAACCCGGAGACCTCGGGCCAGGTGGACGGCGCCATCCGGCCGGCCCTGGAGAAGTGGCTCAACGACAACAAGTCCATCGCGGAGGCGCTGCTGGCGCGCATCATCCTGGCCGCCCGCGCGCGCGAGGCGTCCCGCGCGGCCTCCGCCGCCATCAACCGCAAGACGGCGGTGAGCCACCGGCTCAACCTGCCCGGGAAGCTGGCGGACTGCTCGTCCACGGATCCCCAGTCCAGCGAGCTGTTCATCGTGGAGGGTGACTCCGCAGGCGGCTCCGCCAAGCAGGGCCGCGACCGGCGCACCCAGGCCATCCTCCCGTTGCGCGGCAAGGTGCTCAACGCGGAGCAGGCGTCCACCGACAAGGTGGCCACCAACAAGGAGCTCCAGGACATCGTCAGCGCGCTGGGGTGCGGCATCGGCTCCGACTTCGACATCACGAAGCTGCGATACGGCCGCGTCTTCCTGCTGATGGACGCCGACAGCGACGGCCACCACATCGCCACGCTGCTGCTCACGTTCTTCTACCGCCACCTGCGGCCTCTCATCGAGGCGGGCGCGGTGCACATCGCCCAGCCCCCGCTGTACCGGGTGGACATTGGCAAGGAGACGTACTGGGCCCTGGACGAACCGGACCGCGACCGCATCATCCGCGAGAAGGTCCGGGGCAACGCCAAGCCCAACATCATGCGCTTCAAGGGTCTGGGCGAGATGACCGCCGATGAGCTGAAGGAGACCACGCTCGATGCGAAGAACCGCATCAGCCTGCGCGTCACCATCGACAACGCCCTGGAGACCGACCGCATCATCAACGACCTGATGGGCAAGGACGTCTCCGCGCGTTACAAGTTCATCACCGAGATGGCCGGCGAAGTGCAGGAACTCGACGTCTGA
- the sppA gene encoding signal peptide peptidase SppA, translated as MRLLPLLTLLPTFALAQTGTVSRSPTPPRGVTLPPTNAALVDEAPALSLNPAGLGFLDSGQLFYLHERNLESDSVGDAVFLGTHFLGLGAGFSLEWIRGENAPDYRKTSFGLSLGPRTLQLGAALHDFSSDDRAIGGLTSWDVGLTARPARFLSLAAVARDLNAPESGGIKLPRRYNFGVGLRPLDERYTLGVDWLFSEGGFREGLATYTVQAEVLRGLRLGGGLSHGFVSGIPLALQFSATVDLGHAGLTYAAGGAGNGLDHVLALRLSSERYRSVSGPKGIVTLLDLDDMLAGGVSPVLSVLGVSESDPFLRLLKFLDLATRDERLRGVVVKMEGLPGVGWGGAEELRKAFLRLRQAGKKVVVVMLSGDDRSYLVASAADGVYALTEASLPINGLAISVTALGGTMDKLGVHWDVARVGEYKTATDMLTRSDMSPAEKESLDAYLDAQVAHYEQAVEAGRKLSPDKLRAAWTGGILSSRRAQEAGLLDGVVSATELDARVAEWFPGQRFQPTYSPRDEREDRWGLRRRIAVVPVIGDITGGRSREDPLGFARIAGAETVVRALARAQEDPSVVAIVLRVDSGGGDVLASDLMYRAVLEAKRHKPVIASMGDAAASGGYYAAVGADEVFAEPTTLTGSIGIYYVKPALEGLGAKLGVHQETLKRGDMADLLEWWRPWTPEQQVAVQNWVDDSYDTFITEVALNRKMDKAKVDAVARGRVWSGQDALARGLVDGLGGLHEAVAAARKRAKIAPSEELDLDVMGGARGLFSGLGGEPGVHALAGLLLPVLPERPPEALSTLAREVGLGSPELLRPGLKAMLPFTVRIR; from the coding sequence ATGCGCCTCCTGCCGCTGCTGACCCTCCTCCCGACGTTCGCGCTCGCCCAGACGGGCACCGTCAGTCGCTCGCCCACCCCGCCCCGGGGCGTCACGCTGCCGCCCACCAACGCGGCGCTGGTGGACGAAGCGCCCGCGCTGTCGCTCAACCCCGCGGGCCTGGGCTTCCTGGACTCGGGCCAGCTCTTCTACCTGCACGAGCGCAACCTGGAGTCGGACTCCGTGGGCGACGCCGTGTTCCTGGGCACCCACTTCCTGGGCCTGGGCGCGGGCTTCTCCCTGGAGTGGATCCGCGGCGAGAACGCGCCGGACTACCGCAAGACGTCCTTCGGCCTGTCGCTGGGGCCCCGCACGCTGCAGCTGGGCGCGGCGCTGCACGACTTCAGCTCCGACGACCGCGCCATTGGCGGGCTCACCAGTTGGGACGTGGGCCTCACCGCGCGCCCCGCCCGCTTCCTGTCGCTGGCCGCGGTGGCCAGGGACCTGAACGCCCCGGAGAGCGGCGGCATCAAGCTGCCGCGCCGCTACAACTTCGGCGTGGGCCTGCGCCCGCTGGACGAGCGCTACACGCTGGGCGTGGACTGGCTCTTCTCCGAAGGCGGCTTCCGGGAGGGCCTGGCCACGTACACGGTGCAGGCGGAGGTGCTGCGCGGCCTGCGGCTGGGCGGCGGGCTGTCACACGGCTTCGTCAGCGGCATCCCCCTGGCGCTCCAGTTCTCCGCCACGGTGGACCTGGGCCACGCGGGCCTGACGTACGCGGCGGGCGGCGCGGGCAACGGCCTGGACCACGTGCTGGCGCTGCGCCTGTCGTCGGAGCGCTACCGCTCCGTGAGCGGCCCCAAGGGCATCGTGACGCTGCTGGACCTGGACGACATGCTGGCGGGCGGCGTGAGCCCGGTGCTGTCGGTGCTGGGCGTGAGCGAGTCGGATCCATTCCTGCGCCTGCTCAAGTTCCTGGACCTGGCCACGCGCGACGAGCGGCTGCGGGGCGTGGTGGTGAAGATGGAGGGTCTGCCCGGCGTGGGCTGGGGCGGCGCGGAGGAGCTGCGCAAGGCGTTCCTGCGGCTGCGGCAGGCGGGCAAGAAGGTCGTGGTGGTGATGCTGTCGGGGGATGACCGTTCGTACCTCGTGGCGTCGGCGGCGGACGGCGTGTACGCGCTGACGGAGGCGTCGCTGCCCATCAACGGCCTGGCCATCAGCGTGACGGCGCTGGGCGGCACCATGGACAAGCTGGGCGTGCACTGGGACGTGGCGCGCGTGGGGGAGTACAAGACGGCGACGGACATGCTCACCCGCTCCGACATGAGCCCCGCGGAGAAGGAGTCGCTGGACGCGTACCTGGACGCCCAGGTGGCGCACTACGAGCAGGCCGTGGAGGCGGGCCGCAAGCTGTCGCCGGACAAGCTGCGCGCGGCGTGGACGGGCGGCATCCTGTCCTCGCGCCGGGCCCAGGAGGCGGGGCTGCTGGACGGCGTGGTGTCCGCGACGGAGCTGGACGCGCGCGTCGCGGAGTGGTTCCCCGGCCAGCGCTTCCAGCCGACGTACTCCCCGCGCGACGAGCGCGAGGACCGCTGGGGCCTGCGCCGCCGCATCGCGGTGGTGCCGGTGATTGGCGACATCACCGGGGGCCGCAGCCGCGAGGATCCGCTGGGCTTCGCGCGGATCGCCGGCGCGGAGACGGTGGTGCGCGCGCTGGCCCGGGCCCAGGAGGACCCGTCCGTGGTGGCCATCGTGCTGCGCGTGGACTCCGGCGGCGGCGACGTGCTGGCGTCCGACTTGATGTACCGCGCGGTGCTGGAGGCGAAGCGGCACAAGCCCGTCATCGCGTCCATGGGCGACGCGGCGGCGTCCGGCGGCTACTACGCGGCGGTGGGCGCGGATGAGGTGTTCGCGGAGCCCACCACGCTCACCGGCAGCATCGGCATCTACTACGTGAAGCCCGCGCTGGAGGGCCTGGGCGCGAAGCTGGGCGTGCACCAGGAGACCCTGAAGCGCGGCGACATGGCGGACCTGCTGGAGTGGTGGCGGCCGTGGACGCCGGAGCAGCAGGTCGCGGTGCAGAACTGGGTGGACGACTCCTACGACACGTTCATCACCGAGGTCGCGCTCAACCGGAAGATGGACAAGGCGAAGGTGGACGCCGTCGCCCGGGGCCGGGTGTGGAGCGGTCAGGACGCGCTCGCGCGCGGGCTGGTGGACGGCCTGGGCGGCCTGCACGAGGCGGTGGCCGCGGCCCGGAAGCGCGCGAAGATTGCCCCGTCGGAGGAGCTGGACCTGGACGTGATGGGCGGCGCGCGGGGCTTGTTCTCCGGCCTGGGCGGCGAGCCCGGGGTGCACGCGCTGGCGGGGCTGCTGCTCCCGGTGCTGCCGGAGCGTCCGCCGGAGGCCCTGTCCACGCTCGCCCGGGAGGTGGGCCTGGGGTCGCCCGAGCTGCTGCGTCCCGGCCTGAAGGCCATGCTCCCCTTCACGGTGCGCATCCGCTGA
- a CDS encoding PEGA domain-containing protein, with amino-acid sequence MKALSLAFLLLPALALSASPPPGRISALIIPMDPSSESSGVQMESYMNDALDHFANYSVRKPRDLFGLPDDAAAQASFNRAKKGFEETLKAFEAREYEDAERKVRATLKELDGSVAAMRSCFPLCDALAVHGAILQLRGDVEEAKLLLIDLMALNPTFELSPKRFSREFISLRAQVATSRTSQLRGTATFKSRPAGARVYVDGEAVGYTPVTLPALPVGKHLVRMERAGFRQFGQIAEVTPDDVEVTAGLVPTATYKAYDVQLDRVLGDMARPSDKPASSVGALGKSLGLDKTLVGTVRVIPERGTELAVGLFDVKSGKRLGSKRLVLQGDEYGQLKLEMERVVNQLLNTEGERVQKVRDPLDGKSGAEDWSAEDRGGQRKQSEKRQSGDDPLDSMSGTEDW; translated from the coding sequence ATGAAAGCCCTCTCGCTCGCGTTCTTGCTGCTGCCCGCCCTGGCGCTGTCGGCCTCGCCCCCACCGGGCCGCATCTCCGCGCTGATCATCCCCATGGACCCGTCGTCCGAGTCCTCGGGGGTGCAGATGGAGAGCTACATGAACGACGCGCTGGACCACTTCGCCAACTACTCCGTGCGAAAGCCCCGCGACCTGTTCGGCCTGCCGGACGACGCGGCGGCCCAGGCGTCGTTCAACCGCGCGAAGAAGGGCTTCGAGGAGACCCTCAAGGCCTTCGAGGCGCGCGAGTACGAGGACGCGGAGCGCAAGGTGCGCGCCACGCTGAAGGAGCTGGACGGCTCGGTCGCGGCCATGCGCTCGTGCTTCCCGCTGTGCGACGCCCTGGCGGTGCACGGCGCCATCCTCCAGCTGCGGGGGGACGTGGAGGAGGCGAAGCTGCTGCTCATCGACCTGATGGCGCTCAACCCCACCTTCGAGCTGAGCCCCAAGCGCTTCAGCCGGGAGTTCATCAGCCTGCGCGCGCAGGTGGCCACCAGCCGCACGTCCCAATTGCGCGGCACCGCCACCTTCAAGTCGCGGCCGGCGGGCGCGCGCGTCTACGTGGACGGCGAGGCGGTGGGCTACACGCCCGTGACGCTGCCCGCGCTGCCCGTGGGCAAGCACCTGGTGCGCATGGAGCGCGCCGGCTTCCGGCAGTTCGGGCAGATCGCCGAAGTCACCCCGGACGACGTCGAGGTCACCGCGGGGCTCGTCCCCACGGCCACGTACAAGGCCTACGACGTCCAACTGGACAGGGTGTTGGGGGACATGGCGCGCCCCAGCGACAAGCCGGCCAGCTCCGTGGGGGCGCTGGGCAAGTCGCTGGGGTTGGACAAGACGCTGGTGGGCACCGTGCGCGTCATCCCGGAGCGCGGCACGGAGCTGGCGGTGGGCCTGTTCGACGTGAAGAGCGGCAAGCGCCTGGGCTCCAAGCGGCTGGTCCTCCAGGGCGACGAATACGGGCAGCTCAAGCTGGAGATGGAGCGGGTGGTCAACCAGCTCCTCAACACCGAGGGCGAGCGGGTGCAGAAGGTCCGGGACCCGCTCGACGGCAAGAGCGGCGCGGAGGACTGGAGCGCGGAGGACCGCGGCGGACAGCGCAAACAGTCCGAGAAGCGGCAATCCGGGGATGATCCGTTGGATTCGATGTCGGGAACCGAGGACTGGTAG
- a CDS encoding DUF4129 domain-containing protein, with the protein MAVSALELRPRGPVALMDAALRLCARNAGLWALTLPGGAGVVAALLHLVDAVDHGRSPTLPALYLTLAWLVRGVGQGAACHYVQEVLLGTRAEPPVGASVRAALGRLPSLGIAVAYLAFFNLFTVTLSLGIALFVLSAQGVGYAAMMQGRGSPLKLYGLCSRLLGPSRGTATGVRWLMAVQVLVFLNLHIGINFLLYLGRQLLGIDLTFTERFASLDNPPWLMFLAATTFALFEPLRAATASLLLVDGRVRQEGLDLLAAVQQLPDRSAKRGVESSKGVAAALLVAVGLLFLVPAPAEAAPAKPASTSERGAVRARLEKVTEACEMPELLEGPALKDFDALGASEGAKLERFVRHLEQQAYDDDDCEAAATTLETGLAQVTATAEAQARVDARAATDRARTILARPEFQDRPEKDPKEPKEETVPDGPGWWRRFIDALGKWLEELFRRRDPLPQPRDSALPVSGGAAANVLVVALVALTLAVLGVVVVNVLKRRGGGTDPTLEVRTVDAAALAGKTDHALSRPPEGWAHLADALAARGEYREAVRNLYLALLSRLHRDGAILYDETLSNWDYLRAFRGRPEVKAPFRELTRRFDFAWYGNVPVGREGYTEFRAITAPLLAAPPAQEAAGA; encoded by the coding sequence ATGGCCGTCTCCGCGCTCGAATTGCGCCCCCGGGGTCCGGTGGCCTTGATGGATGCGGCGCTGCGGCTGTGCGCGCGCAACGCCGGCCTGTGGGCGCTCACCCTTCCCGGAGGCGCTGGGGTGGTGGCCGCGCTGCTGCACCTGGTGGACGCGGTGGACCACGGCCGCTCGCCCACCCTGCCCGCCCTGTACCTGACGCTCGCGTGGCTCGTCCGGGGCGTGGGCCAGGGCGCGGCGTGCCACTACGTGCAGGAGGTGCTGCTGGGCACGCGGGCGGAGCCGCCCGTGGGGGCCTCCGTGCGCGCGGCGCTGGGGCGGCTGCCCAGCCTGGGCATCGCGGTGGCGTACCTGGCGTTCTTCAACCTGTTCACGGTGACGCTGTCGCTGGGCATCGCGCTGTTCGTGCTCTCCGCGCAGGGCGTGGGCTACGCGGCCATGATGCAGGGCCGGGGCAGCCCGCTGAAGCTGTACGGCCTGTGCTCGCGGCTGCTGGGCCCGTCGCGCGGGACGGCCACGGGGGTGCGGTGGCTGATGGCCGTGCAGGTGCTGGTGTTCCTCAACCTGCACATCGGGATCAACTTCCTGCTGTACCTGGGGCGGCAGCTCTTGGGCATCGACCTGACGTTCACGGAGCGGTTCGCCTCGCTGGACAACCCGCCGTGGCTGATGTTCCTCGCGGCGACGACGTTCGCCCTCTTTGAACCGCTGCGCGCGGCGACCGCCTCGCTGCTGCTCGTCGACGGGCGCGTGCGGCAGGAGGGGTTGGATCTGCTGGCCGCCGTGCAGCAGCTGCCGGACCGGAGCGCGAAGCGGGGCGTGGAGTCCTCGAAGGGGGTCGCCGCCGCGCTGCTCGTGGCGGTGGGCCTGCTGTTCCTGGTCCCCGCCCCGGCCGAAGCCGCGCCCGCGAAGCCCGCGTCCACCTCCGAGCGCGGGGCCGTGCGCGCACGGCTGGAGAAGGTGACGGAGGCGTGTGAGATGCCCGAGCTGTTGGAGGGCCCCGCGCTGAAGGACTTCGACGCGCTGGGCGCGTCCGAGGGCGCGAAGCTGGAGCGCTTCGTGCGCCACCTGGAGCAGCAGGCCTACGACGACGACGACTGCGAAGCCGCGGCGACGACGCTGGAGACGGGGCTTGCGCAGGTGACGGCCACGGCGGAGGCCCAGGCGCGCGTGGATGCGCGGGCGGCGACGGACCGGGCGCGGACCATCCTCGCGCGGCCGGAGTTCCAGGACCGCCCGGAGAAGGACCCGAAAGAGCCGAAGGAAGAGACCGTCCCCGACGGGCCGGGCTGGTGGCGCAGGTTCATCGACGCGCTGGGCAAGTGGCTGGAGGAGCTCTTCCGCCGCAGGGATCCGTTGCCGCAGCCCAGGGACTCGGCCCTGCCGGTGAGTGGGGGCGCGGCGGCGAACGTCCTGGTCGTGGCGCTGGTGGCGCTGACGCTGGCGGTGCTGGGCGTGGTGGTGGTGAACGTCCTCAAGCGGAGGGGCGGAGGCACGGACCCCACGCTGGAGGTGCGCACGGTGGACGCCGCGGCGCTCGCGGGCAAGACGGACCACGCGCTGTCGCGGCCGCCCGAGGGCTGGGCGCACCTGGCGGACGCGCTGGCGGCCCGGGGCGAGTACCGCGAGGCGGTGCGCAACCTGTACCTGGCGCTCCTGTCCCGCCTGCACCGCGACGGCGCCATCCTGTACGACGAGACGCTGAGCAACTGGGACTACCTGCGCGCGTTCCGGGGCCGGCCGGAGGTGAAGGCCCCTTTTCGCGAGCTGACGCGCCGCTTCGACTTCGCCTGGTACGGCAACGTGCCCGTGGGCCGCGAGGGCTACACGGAGTTCCGCGCCATCACCGCCCCGCTGCTCGCCGCGCCGCCCGCGCAGGAGGCCGCCGGTGCGTGA
- a CDS encoding PEGA domain-containing protein — protein MNTTRLALTFALACVLSAPAADAATKRKSAKKKRPSATKPVPAPEDTFTPPDDPGPAADAPVAPVKPEATVKAPVAPAPAPAPNPAASTAAAVRTASSSAVALFGVARQPAAADHAAKLEDTLSRKLGAAGDVTFVDLATAFPAPEPQGIPRGDALFDEGRSAYDNLDPDTAAVKFKAAADAYVQRPGDLRPEKLGEAYLFQGASQLLNGDVAGAKVSFTNALVAEPSLRPDAGQFGQDVQRVFTEAQKELEAQPQGSLVVTSQPQGARVLVRGRDVGATPLTGLKLAPGRYPVQVVLPGYAPSVTYSEVKAAAHTEVKAKLASAPGLAALRDVATKAGTQQAFSADGVPPEVGAIGERLNARYVVLAATFQDKKGRLHGEVQAWDLRTKNRLRGVEVDFSKRDGKYSADAAADQVHTFLTGAALPKGGTQERESLVSGDSVLRKPWFWAAAAGVAAVTAGVVYVATTDRAPGFNPVNGLPGGISF, from the coding sequence GTGAACACGACCCGCCTTGCCCTGACTTTCGCGCTCGCCTGCGTGCTGAGCGCCCCTGCTGCCGACGCTGCCACCAAGCGGAAGAGCGCCAAGAAGAAGCGGCCCTCCGCCACGAAGCCCGTGCCGGCGCCCGAGGACACCTTCACCCCTCCGGACGACCCGGGCCCCGCGGCGGATGCGCCGGTGGCCCCGGTGAAGCCGGAGGCGACGGTGAAGGCGCCCGTCGCGCCCGCGCCGGCCCCTGCCCCCAACCCCGCGGCGTCCACGGCGGCCGCCGTGCGCACGGCCTCGTCCAGCGCGGTGGCGCTGTTCGGCGTGGCCCGCCAGCCGGCCGCGGCGGACCACGCGGCGAAGCTGGAGGACACGCTCTCCCGGAAGCTGGGGGCCGCGGGCGACGTGACGTTCGTGGACCTGGCCACGGCCTTCCCGGCCCCGGAGCCGCAGGGCATCCCCAGGGGGGACGCGCTCTTCGACGAGGGCCGCTCCGCGTATGACAACCTGGACCCGGACACCGCGGCGGTGAAGTTCAAGGCGGCCGCGGACGCCTACGTGCAGCGTCCGGGGGACCTGCGCCCGGAGAAGCTGGGCGAGGCGTACCTCTTCCAGGGCGCGTCCCAGCTGCTCAACGGCGACGTGGCGGGCGCGAAGGTGTCCTTCACGAACGCGCTGGTGGCGGAGCCGTCGCTGCGTCCGGACGCGGGCCAGTTCGGCCAGGACGTGCAGCGGGTGTTCACGGAGGCCCAGAAGGAGCTGGAGGCGCAGCCCCAGGGCTCGCTGGTGGTGACGTCCCAGCCGCAGGGTGCGCGCGTGCTGGTGCGCGGGCGCGACGTGGGCGCGACGCCGCTGACCGGCCTCAAGCTGGCGCCGGGCCGCTACCCCGTGCAGGTGGTGCTGCCGGGCTACGCCCCGTCCGTGACGTACTCGGAGGTGAAGGCGGCGGCGCACACGGAGGTGAAGGCGAAGCTCGCGTCCGCGCCCGGCCTTGCCGCGCTGCGTGACGTGGCCACCAAGGCGGGCACCCAGCAGGCCTTCTCCGCGGATGGCGTTCCGCCGGAGGTGGGCGCCATCGGCGAGCGGCTCAACGCGCGCTACGTGGTGCTGGCGGCGACGTTCCAGGACAAGAAGGGCCGGCTGCACGGCGAGGTGCAGGCGTGGGACCTGCGCACGAAGAACCGGCTGCGCGGCGTGGAGGTGGACTTCAGCAAGCGCGACGGCAAGTACAGCGCGGACGCCGCCGCGGATCAGGTGCACACCTTCCTCACCGGCGCCGCCCTGCCCAAGGGCGGCACCCAGGAGCGTGAGTCGCTGGTGTCCGGGGACTCGGTGCTGCGCAAGCCCTGGTTCTGGGCGGCGGCGGCGGGCGTCGCGGCGGTGACGGCCGGGGTGGTGTACGTGGCCACGACGGACCGCGCCCCCGGCTTCAACCCCGTGAACGGGCTGCCCGGTGGAATTTCCTTCTAG